One Pseudoliparis swirei isolate HS2019 ecotype Mariana Trench chromosome 4, NWPU_hadal_v1, whole genome shotgun sequence genomic window carries:
- the ap1g1 gene encoding AP-1 complex subunit gamma-1 isoform X3 gives MSGYSPEHDVSGISDPFLQVRILRLLRILGKSDDDSSEAMNDILAQVATNTETSKNVGNAILYETVLTIMDIKSESGLRVLAINILGRFLLNNDKNIRYVALTSLLKTVQTDHNAVQRHRSTIVDCLKDLDVSIKRRAMELSFALVNGNNIRGMMKELLYFLDSCDPDFKADCASGVFLAAEKYAPSKRWHIDTIMRVLTTAGSYVRDDSVPNLIQLITNSVEMHAYTVQRLYKALLDDISQQPLVQVASWCTGEYGDLLISGHCEEEEPIQVTEDEVLDVLEGLLVSSMSTPVTRGYSLTAIMKLSTRFSSINRIKKVVSIYGSSIDVELQQRAVEYNALFKKYDHMRPALLERMPVMEKTAVNGPTEIVQTNGETEPSLVESKHPPPLTQPANQANDLLDLLGGNDVVPVIQTAVPTKPASAGGELLDLLGDLSLSGGPTPSVPTSQPSFLLDGLSSQPLFNDIAAAAIPSMMAYNKNGLKIEFTFERANPNPNVAIITIHASNTTEADMTDFVFQAAVPKTFQLQLLSPSSNVVPALNQGTVTQVIRVLNPQKQQLRMRIKLTYTLKGSPVQDLAEVNNFPPQSWQ, from the exons ATGTCTGGATACTCTCCTGAACATGATGTGTCCGGCATAAGCGACCCCTTCCTGCAG GTGCGGATATTGAGACTACTCCGCATCTTAGGCAAGAGTGATGACGACTCCAGTGAAGCAATGAATGACATTCTTGCACAG GTTGCAACGAACACGGAGACCAGTAAAAATGTGGGCAATGCAATTCTCTACGAGACTGTACTGACTATAATGGACATCAAGTCTGAAAGTGGACTGAGG GTTTTGGCCATTAACATACTCGGTCGCTTCCTTCTAAACAATGACAAAAATATAAG ATACGTGGCATTGACATCTCTACTAAAGACGGTACAGACGGACCACAATGCAGTGCAGAGGCATCGGAGCACCATTGTGGATTGTTTAAAAGACCTGGATGTGTCCATCAAGAG ACGTGCAATGGAACTGAGCTTTGCCCTGGTGAACGGCAACAACATTAGAGGCATGATGAAGGAGCTGCTCTACTTCCTGGACTCCTGTGACCCAGATTTCAAAGCAGACTGTGCATCAGGAGTCTTTCTAGCTGCGGAGAA GTATGCCCCTTCGAAACGATGGCACATTGACACCATAATGAGAGTCCTGACAACA GCGGGAAGCTATGTGCGAGACGATTCTGTTCCCAACCTCATCCAGCTCATCACCAACAGTGTGGAGATGCATGCCTACACAGTCCAGAGACTTTACAAAGCACTGCTGGATGACATCTCGCAG CAACCTCTGGTGCAGGTGGCGTCCTGGTGCACAGGAGAGTACGGGGACCTGCTGATATCTGGacactgtgaggaggaggagcccatCCAG GTGACCGAGGATGAAGTTCTGGACGTGCTGGAAGGCCTCCTGGTGTCCAGCATGTCTACACCTGTGACTCGGGGTTATTCCCTTACTGCCATCATGAAGCTGTCTACTCGCTTCAGCAGTATAAA CCGAATCAAGAAAGTGGTTTCGATATATGGCAGCAGCATCGACGTGGAGCTTCAGCAGAGGGCGGTGGAGTACAATGCGCTGTTCAAGAAATACGACCACATGAG GCCAGCGCTCCTGGAGCGAATGCCCGTTATGGAGAAAACTGCTGTCAATGGCCCCACAGAGATTGTACAGACAAATGGGGAGACGGAGCCCTCTCTTGTGGAATCAAAGCATCCTCCACCTCTCACCCAGCCAGCCAACCAG GCTAATGATTTATTAGACCTGCTAGGTGGGAACGATGTGGTTCCAGTAATCCAGACCGCGGTGCCCACCAAGCCGGCCTCGGCTGGAGGAGAGCTGCTCGATCTGCTGGGTGACCTCTCGCTAAGTG GCGGCCCGACTCCCTCTGTGCCCACTTCCCAACCCTCTTTCCTCCTGGATGGCCTCTCCTCACAGCCCCTGTTTAATGACATtgctgctgcag CTATTCCTTCAATGATGGCATACAACAAGAATGGACTGAAAATAGAATTCACATTTGAGAGAGCGAATCCCAATCCAAACGTCGCCATCATCACCATCCACGCTTCCAACACTACAGAGGCAGACATGACTGACTTTGTTTTTCAGGCTGCAGTACCAAAG ACATtccagctgcagctcctctcCCCGAGCAGTAATGTTGTCCCAGCACTCAACCAGGGAACCGTCACACAGGTCATCAGGGTCCTCAACCCACAGAAG CAACAGCTTCGAATGAGGATCAAGCTGACGTACACCCTCAAAGGCTCGCCTGTGCAAGACCTGGCTGAGGTTAATAACTTCCCTCCTCAGTCCTGGCAGTGA
- the ap1g1 gene encoding AP-1 complex subunit gamma-1 isoform X1: MPAPIRLRELIRTIRTSRTQAEEREMIQKECAAIRSSFREEDNTYRCRNVAKLLYMHMLGYPAHFGQLECLKLIASQKFTDKRIGYLGAMLLLDERQDVHLLMTNCIKNDLNHNTQYVQGLALCTLGCMGSSEMCRDLAGEVEKLLKTSNSYLRKKAALCAVHVIRKVPELMEMFLPATKNLLSEKNHGVLHTSVVLLTEMCERSPDMLAHFRKLVPQLVRILKNLIMSGYSPEHDVSGISDPFLQVRILRLLRILGKSDDDSSEAMNDILAQVATNTETSKNVGNAILYETVLTIMDIKSESGLRVLAINILGRFLLNNDKNIRYVALTSLLKTVQTDHNAVQRHRSTIVDCLKDLDVSIKRRAMELSFALVNGNNIRGMMKELLYFLDSCDPDFKADCASGVFLAAEKYAPSKRWHIDTIMRVLTTAGSYVRDDSVPNLIQLITNSVEMHAYTVQRLYKALLDDISQQPLVQVASWCTGEYGDLLISGHCEEEEPIQVTEDEVLDVLEGLLVSSMSTPVTRGYSLTAIMKLSTRFSSINRIKKVVSIYGSSIDVELQQRAVEYNALFKKYDHMRPALLERMPVMEKTAVNGPTEIVQTNGETEPSLVESKHPPPLTQPANQANDLLDLLGGNDVVPVIQTAVPTKPASAGGELLDLLGDLSLSGGPTPSVPTSQPSFLLDGLSSQPLFNDIAAAAIPSMMAYNKNGLKIEFTFERANPNPNVAIITIHASNTTEADMTDFVFQAAVPKTFQLQLLSPSSNVVPALNQGTVTQVIRVLNPQKQQLRMRIKLTYTLKGSPVQDLAEVNNFPPQSWQ, encoded by the exons ATGCCAGCTCCGATCAGACTGCGGGAGCTGATCCGGACAATCCGGACATCACGGACCCAGGCAGAGGAGCGCGAGATGATCCAGAAAGAGTGTGCTGCTATACGCTCCTCCttcagagaggaagacaatacATACCGTTGCAGAAATGTGGCAAAGCTACTTTATATGCACATGTTGGGCTACCCGGCACACTTTGGACAG CTTGAGTGCCTGAAGTTGATTGCATCTCAGAAGTTTACCGACAAACGAATAGGTTATTTGGGAGCTATGCTGCTGTTGGACGAGAGGCAGGACGTCCACCTACTAATGACAAATTGCATTAAGAA TGACTTGAATCACAACACACAATACGTCCAGGGACTGGCCTTGTGCACGTTGGGTTGCATGGGTTCCTCAGAAATGTGTCGTGACCTTGCTGGTGAGGTAGAGAAGCTGCTCAAAACATCCAATTCCTACTTGAGGAAAAAA GCAGCGTTGTGTGCAGTTCATGTCATCCGGAAGGTTCCAGAACTAATGGAAATGTTCCTTCCAGCTACAAAAAACCTGCTGAGCGAGAAAAACCACG GGGTTCTCCATACATCAGTTGTCCTCCTCACTGAGATGTGTGAACGAAGTCCTGACATGCTGGCCCACTTCAGAAAG CTGGTCCCTCAGTTGGTGAGAATCCTGAAGAACCTAATCATGTCTGGATACTCTCCTGAACATGATGTGTCCGGCATAAGCGACCCCTTCCTGCAG GTGCGGATATTGAGACTACTCCGCATCTTAGGCAAGAGTGATGACGACTCCAGTGAAGCAATGAATGACATTCTTGCACAG GTTGCAACGAACACGGAGACCAGTAAAAATGTGGGCAATGCAATTCTCTACGAGACTGTACTGACTATAATGGACATCAAGTCTGAAAGTGGACTGAGG GTTTTGGCCATTAACATACTCGGTCGCTTCCTTCTAAACAATGACAAAAATATAAG ATACGTGGCATTGACATCTCTACTAAAGACGGTACAGACGGACCACAATGCAGTGCAGAGGCATCGGAGCACCATTGTGGATTGTTTAAAAGACCTGGATGTGTCCATCAAGAG ACGTGCAATGGAACTGAGCTTTGCCCTGGTGAACGGCAACAACATTAGAGGCATGATGAAGGAGCTGCTCTACTTCCTGGACTCCTGTGACCCAGATTTCAAAGCAGACTGTGCATCAGGAGTCTTTCTAGCTGCGGAGAA GTATGCCCCTTCGAAACGATGGCACATTGACACCATAATGAGAGTCCTGACAACA GCGGGAAGCTATGTGCGAGACGATTCTGTTCCCAACCTCATCCAGCTCATCACCAACAGTGTGGAGATGCATGCCTACACAGTCCAGAGACTTTACAAAGCACTGCTGGATGACATCTCGCAG CAACCTCTGGTGCAGGTGGCGTCCTGGTGCACAGGAGAGTACGGGGACCTGCTGATATCTGGacactgtgaggaggaggagcccatCCAG GTGACCGAGGATGAAGTTCTGGACGTGCTGGAAGGCCTCCTGGTGTCCAGCATGTCTACACCTGTGACTCGGGGTTATTCCCTTACTGCCATCATGAAGCTGTCTACTCGCTTCAGCAGTATAAA CCGAATCAAGAAAGTGGTTTCGATATATGGCAGCAGCATCGACGTGGAGCTTCAGCAGAGGGCGGTGGAGTACAATGCGCTGTTCAAGAAATACGACCACATGAG GCCAGCGCTCCTGGAGCGAATGCCCGTTATGGAGAAAACTGCTGTCAATGGCCCCACAGAGATTGTACAGACAAATGGGGAGACGGAGCCCTCTCTTGTGGAATCAAAGCATCCTCCACCTCTCACCCAGCCAGCCAACCAG GCTAATGATTTATTAGACCTGCTAGGTGGGAACGATGTGGTTCCAGTAATCCAGACCGCGGTGCCCACCAAGCCGGCCTCGGCTGGAGGAGAGCTGCTCGATCTGCTGGGTGACCTCTCGCTAAGTG GCGGCCCGACTCCCTCTGTGCCCACTTCCCAACCCTCTTTCCTCCTGGATGGCCTCTCCTCACAGCCCCTGTTTAATGACATtgctgctgcag CTATTCCTTCAATGATGGCATACAACAAGAATGGACTGAAAATAGAATTCACATTTGAGAGAGCGAATCCCAATCCAAACGTCGCCATCATCACCATCCACGCTTCCAACACTACAGAGGCAGACATGACTGACTTTGTTTTTCAGGCTGCAGTACCAAAG ACATtccagctgcagctcctctcCCCGAGCAGTAATGTTGTCCCAGCACTCAACCAGGGAACCGTCACACAGGTCATCAGGGTCCTCAACCCACAGAAG CAACAGCTTCGAATGAGGATCAAGCTGACGTACACCCTCAAAGGCTCGCCTGTGCAAGACCTGGCTGAGGTTAATAACTTCCCTCCTCAGTCCTGGCAGTGA
- the ap1g1 gene encoding AP-1 complex subunit gamma-1 isoform X2, whose amino-acid sequence MPAPIRLRELIRTIRTSRTQAEEREMIQKECAAIRSSFREEDNTYRCRNVAKLLYMHMLGYPAHFGQLECLKLIASQKFTDKRIGYLGAMLLLDERQDVHLLMTNCIKNDLNHNTQYVQGLALCTLGCMGSSEMCRDLAGEVEKLLKTSNSYLRKKAALCAVHVIRKVPELMEMFLPATKNLLSEKNHGVLHTSVVLLTEMCERSPDMLAHFRKLVPQLVRILKNLIMSGYSPEHDVSGISDPFLQVRILRLLRILGKSDDDSSEAMNDILAQVATNTETSKNVGNAILYETVLTIMDIKSESGLRVLAINILGRFLLNNDKNIRYVALTSLLKTVQTDHNAVQRHRSTIVDCLKDLDVSIKRRAMELSFALVNGNNIRGMMKELLYFLDSCDPDFKADCASGVFLAAEKYAPSKRWHIDTIMRVLTTAGSYVRDDSVPNLIQLITNSVEMHAYTVQRLYKALLDDISQQPLVQVASWCTGEYGDLLISGHCEEEEPIQVTEDEVLDVLEGLLVSSMSTPVTRGYSLTAIMKLSTRFSSINRIKKVVSIYGSSIDVELQQRAVEYNALFKKYDHMRPALLERMPVMEKTAVNGPTEIVQTNGETEPSLVESKHPPPLTQPANQANDLLDLLGGNDVVPVIQTAVPTKPASAGGELLDLLGDLSLSGGPTPSVPTSQPSFLLDGLSSQPLFNDIAAAAIPSMMAYNKNGLKIEFTFERANPNPNVAIITIHASNTTEADMTDFVFQAAVPKTFQLQLLSPSSNVVPALNQGTVTQVIRVLNPQKLRMRIKLTYTLKGSPVQDLAEVNNFPPQSWQ is encoded by the exons ATGCCAGCTCCGATCAGACTGCGGGAGCTGATCCGGACAATCCGGACATCACGGACCCAGGCAGAGGAGCGCGAGATGATCCAGAAAGAGTGTGCTGCTATACGCTCCTCCttcagagaggaagacaatacATACCGTTGCAGAAATGTGGCAAAGCTACTTTATATGCACATGTTGGGCTACCCGGCACACTTTGGACAG CTTGAGTGCCTGAAGTTGATTGCATCTCAGAAGTTTACCGACAAACGAATAGGTTATTTGGGAGCTATGCTGCTGTTGGACGAGAGGCAGGACGTCCACCTACTAATGACAAATTGCATTAAGAA TGACTTGAATCACAACACACAATACGTCCAGGGACTGGCCTTGTGCACGTTGGGTTGCATGGGTTCCTCAGAAATGTGTCGTGACCTTGCTGGTGAGGTAGAGAAGCTGCTCAAAACATCCAATTCCTACTTGAGGAAAAAA GCAGCGTTGTGTGCAGTTCATGTCATCCGGAAGGTTCCAGAACTAATGGAAATGTTCCTTCCAGCTACAAAAAACCTGCTGAGCGAGAAAAACCACG GGGTTCTCCATACATCAGTTGTCCTCCTCACTGAGATGTGTGAACGAAGTCCTGACATGCTGGCCCACTTCAGAAAG CTGGTCCCTCAGTTGGTGAGAATCCTGAAGAACCTAATCATGTCTGGATACTCTCCTGAACATGATGTGTCCGGCATAAGCGACCCCTTCCTGCAG GTGCGGATATTGAGACTACTCCGCATCTTAGGCAAGAGTGATGACGACTCCAGTGAAGCAATGAATGACATTCTTGCACAG GTTGCAACGAACACGGAGACCAGTAAAAATGTGGGCAATGCAATTCTCTACGAGACTGTACTGACTATAATGGACATCAAGTCTGAAAGTGGACTGAGG GTTTTGGCCATTAACATACTCGGTCGCTTCCTTCTAAACAATGACAAAAATATAAG ATACGTGGCATTGACATCTCTACTAAAGACGGTACAGACGGACCACAATGCAGTGCAGAGGCATCGGAGCACCATTGTGGATTGTTTAAAAGACCTGGATGTGTCCATCAAGAG ACGTGCAATGGAACTGAGCTTTGCCCTGGTGAACGGCAACAACATTAGAGGCATGATGAAGGAGCTGCTCTACTTCCTGGACTCCTGTGACCCAGATTTCAAAGCAGACTGTGCATCAGGAGTCTTTCTAGCTGCGGAGAA GTATGCCCCTTCGAAACGATGGCACATTGACACCATAATGAGAGTCCTGACAACA GCGGGAAGCTATGTGCGAGACGATTCTGTTCCCAACCTCATCCAGCTCATCACCAACAGTGTGGAGATGCATGCCTACACAGTCCAGAGACTTTACAAAGCACTGCTGGATGACATCTCGCAG CAACCTCTGGTGCAGGTGGCGTCCTGGTGCACAGGAGAGTACGGGGACCTGCTGATATCTGGacactgtgaggaggaggagcccatCCAG GTGACCGAGGATGAAGTTCTGGACGTGCTGGAAGGCCTCCTGGTGTCCAGCATGTCTACACCTGTGACTCGGGGTTATTCCCTTACTGCCATCATGAAGCTGTCTACTCGCTTCAGCAGTATAAA CCGAATCAAGAAAGTGGTTTCGATATATGGCAGCAGCATCGACGTGGAGCTTCAGCAGAGGGCGGTGGAGTACAATGCGCTGTTCAAGAAATACGACCACATGAG GCCAGCGCTCCTGGAGCGAATGCCCGTTATGGAGAAAACTGCTGTCAATGGCCCCACAGAGATTGTACAGACAAATGGGGAGACGGAGCCCTCTCTTGTGGAATCAAAGCATCCTCCACCTCTCACCCAGCCAGCCAACCAG GCTAATGATTTATTAGACCTGCTAGGTGGGAACGATGTGGTTCCAGTAATCCAGACCGCGGTGCCCACCAAGCCGGCCTCGGCTGGAGGAGAGCTGCTCGATCTGCTGGGTGACCTCTCGCTAAGTG GCGGCCCGACTCCCTCTGTGCCCACTTCCCAACCCTCTTTCCTCCTGGATGGCCTCTCCTCACAGCCCCTGTTTAATGACATtgctgctgcag CTATTCCTTCAATGATGGCATACAACAAGAATGGACTGAAAATAGAATTCACATTTGAGAGAGCGAATCCCAATCCAAACGTCGCCATCATCACCATCCACGCTTCCAACACTACAGAGGCAGACATGACTGACTTTGTTTTTCAGGCTGCAGTACCAAAG ACATtccagctgcagctcctctcCCCGAGCAGTAATGTTGTCCCAGCACTCAACCAGGGAACCGTCACACAGGTCATCAGGGTCCTCAACCCACAGAAG CTTCGAATGAGGATCAAGCTGACGTACACCCTCAAAGGCTCGCCTGTGCAAGACCTGGCTGAGGTTAATAACTTCCCTCCTCAGTCCTGGCAGTGA